The following is a genomic window from Nitrospirota bacterium.
TCCCATTTTTAAATCGGTTATTACCACATCCGGAATTAACTCGTTTATGAGTTTTAAACCGTTTTCAGCAGAGTCTGCTGTAAAGGCCTCATACCCCTCATCTGCTAAAATGGTTTTAAGAATATCCCGCTGTAGCGGTTCATCGTCTATTATTATGATTCTGGACACAATTTTGTACAAGGGCATGGGAGGATTAACCTTACCTCAGTGCCCTCTCCCTCCTTACTTTCTATTTCTACCCGTCCCCCGTGCTCCTCCATTACCCTTAGTGTCATAGGAAGGCCAAGGCCTGGATGATTTTGCTTAGTGGAAAAAAACGGTTCAAATACTTTTTTCATGTTCCCGTCTGATATGCCGGAGCCGTTGTCGCATATTGACAACATAAACTCCTCTGCGTGTACTGTCGCTATTTTCAGTGTTCCGGCTCTGCCTGTGTTTGACATTGCCTGAAAGGCGTTTGTTATCATATTCATAATACAGGTCTTAAGGAAATCCTCATCAACTTTTAGCTCTATGTCATTGTCATAGTCTCTTATTATTAAGATACCCTCTGCCTCTGCCTTTGCCCATATAAGCGCTATTACGTCTTCAAGCACGCTGTTTATTCTTACCGGCATCAGTGTAAATGTGAGAGGACGGCTGAAATCCAGATAGCCGTTTACAAATTTATTGAGTCTCTGAATTTCGTGTTTTATACTGACTACAAGATTTGTAAACTGTTTGGCATTGTTATTTTCTACAGGCGCAAATTTGTCATTTATATAATCTATGCTCAGATTTATAAAGTTAAGGGGATTTCTTATCTCATGAGCCATATCACGGGTTAACTGTACAAGGCCTGCAAGGTGTTGTGCATCACGGAGTTTATCTTCAAGATTTTTGCTTTCCCGCAGTTTTTCCGCCATGTAGTTGAAACTATCCGCCAGTTGGCCTATTTCATCGTTGCTGTAAACCGGTATGTGCTGGTTTAAGTCCCCTGCTGAGATGCGTCTTGAGGCATCTGCTATCTGCTTAATAGGAAGGGTGTAACGTCTTGAAAACACCAAAGTTATCAGAGTAGCTATGCTAAAGACAAGCATTGTCATAAATATTCTCTTAAGCGTGTTTTGTTTGATCAAGGAGGACAGGTCCTCTTTGTTAATTATAAGATGAATGTAGCCGTACTGCTGACCATCGGCCACTATTGGAACTATGACATTATAGTTTTTTTCGTCGTCAGAGACATGTTCACCCAGTTCGGCTTTTATTACGAGTTCTTTTTTTCTGTGTGAAACCGGAGCGCCAACTTTTAACTGGTTTGTGCTGGCCAGTATCTCTTTTGAGTCGGTGCTGATTATCGAGATTTCTTTAATCCCTTTCTTATTCAGGTTTTTCAGATACTTGGAAAGCCTTGCTCTGTCGGATTTTCCTGTGATTTCCTCCACCCCTATCTGGATAGCTTTCGTAAGCTCACCGGTTTGACGCTCTACCTGCAAAAGAAGGTTTTTTTCAAGTTGAAGGTTAAAAAAAATCAGCGAGGCTGTTACTATAATCGTAAGGAGCATCATCATAAATATAAGGCGGATCTTTATGGACGGTATGAAAAAAAGCCTCTTAATCATTAGCAATTATAACATTTCTACGTACTTTCTCAGTAGGTTAAGGATGTAATTTCTTTTACTCCCCTAAACGTTACTGCTGCACTCTGTAGAGAAAGCTTATTTGTGAGTTTTCACTGGGATTACTTATTCTTTCCGTTCGGATTTCCATACTGTAGTACAAAAACTGATAACCAGTGCTGCCTGTGCCGTCATCGGCATATTTAACGTCTATGATTTTACTGTATGTGCAGTAATCACCCAACTGTGCAACTACATCGGGGCAGTCTTTAGCGTTAGTGCCTGTCACGTTATCTTTTGCCCCTGAGCAGGTAGTAGTTACGCCTACGCAGTCACCTGTCCGGGTAAAGGCCACACAGCTTGTTGACCACGCATTAGAGTAGCCGCCGACAGCGGTGTCCCCTACGCTGTTGCCTATAGTTGCGTAAGCAAGTTTAGCAGCAAGGCAATTTGGCATTTGTGGGTTTCCAGAGTCGGGGGCAGTTTTTGATGGGGTGTTAAGAGCCAGATTCATCATCACATCAGACTGCCCCTTACCGGCATCCAGCGCTGTAGCATACCTTTGAGTCAACCCTGAGACCTTAGTCCCCTGTATAGTCATAAACATCAGCGCCCCCGTAAAGGCTAAAGCCATAACTGCAAACAACATCGTTAAGACCAATGCAAATCCTTTTTCGGTTTTCATGTAAAAAAACTCCCTCAATTTAGGTTAACTGTTTTAGCATCTAATGTAACCACTTTCCACTTATAGTTCTGGTAATTGGTCAGAGCTGTCAAATCGTAATTCCTGAGAGTTATATTGCTATCCCCAATGACAACGCTTGAGGAGGCATAAGTGAAATCCTTATCAAACTGCCCGTCCTGAAGCAAAATGAAAACCTTTACCTCTCTCAGATAGGAACGGACGTTGGCAGCAGTGGTCAAATCAGTAGCAGAGCCCACTGCACCGGAGGCTGAAACCCACGTAAGTGCACCAGCTATATTAAGACCTAAGGCTGCCTGAAAATCTAAAACACAATCCATTATTGGTTGTTCGGTTCTTTTGCCGTCTGATTGATTAATCACACCCCTGTAGAGAGTGTATGAACTCTGGTGACATTTTGAAGAGAATGAGGCAGGCCTCTTAAGGAAATAATCCACACGGTTATAGGGCATACGAGGCGTTGTCGTACTTAGCCCGTATATTAAATTAACATCTGTGGCTGAGCCGGGATCAAAACAAGCGGCACTTCCAGGCCACGTTGTGTACCAGTTACAGCCTGCTTGTTGCTGTAAAGTTCTTGACACAGGTGGGGAAGTTCCAGTATTCAATACAATTACTTTATCGCCGTTTTGGAAATCCCTTGTTGTGTCATTCCATGTCTGAGTTGTTCCAACGCCGGCTACTTTATATCTTACAGTGTATTTCTTAGTCAAGCTATTAGTGCTACTTGTGTTACCTGTTGTTGCAACAAGTGATTTTATTACAAGTACGTCAGAGCCGCCATCTCCGGCATTATTACTAATGATGACTGCTCTGGGTGCATTGGGTGCTGCATCGTTGAATGTGTTTGGGTTGACAGTGTAAGTGCCGTCACTTGCGGCCTCCGATATAGCTGGCGATGGCGCTCCAGGCAGTGTCCATGGAAGACCGTAACCTGCCATTTCTAAGTCGTATCTCAGTATGTTAAGACCAAGGACATCTTCTATCTGGGTTTCTGTCAGCTTAGTTTCTGACTTAAAGCTCTTTGAAAGCGTGATAAAAGTGGCAAAAGTAGCGGCAAGTATTGCCGAAAGTATAAAAAGCGCTACTATTAGTTCAACAAGAGTAAATGCGTTTTTTTTCATTGCTGCCATCCGTAGTTTCATAGTCAGTACGTTCCTATAATTGTTGACGTGTTATAGGTATAGGTTTGCCCCTTATATATCCAATTTATATAAAGGTCAACTCTTGCACTGTCAGCCATATAGGTTATAGTTCTGTTTAGGGTGTAGGTTATATTATAATTTTTAATGGCACTGTTTACGGTATAATTTGAATTTGTAACAACGGCAGCAACACCACTCGCGGAAATTGAGGCAATGTTTCGCTGAGCTTCAATCTCCTGCTTTGCCACATTTACGGCATTATCTCTGAGGAGATTTTTTGTTGTTGCATCAGCCGATATAATTATAGCCTGTAAAAGCCCTAACAGCACAACTGTTAAAATAAGCATAGACATCAGTGCCTCTATGAGTGTAAAACCGCTATTTTCTTTGATGCCTTTGTAGTTAACTCCGCTAATAAAATACTGGATTCCTGCCTTCGCAGGAATGACAAAAAAAGAAAAAGGAATGACAGAAAAAAAATCCTCTCCTCTGTCATTCCCGCCTACGAGCGGGAATCCAGTCTTTTTCCATATATACCTAGCAGACAGTAAACTTTCTACCGGAGTTAACTTTGTAAGCATATTTCCATTTATTATTGACACCATTATCCCCCTATTTAATAGTACATTCGCCGCTGTCAAACGTTCCATTTCCATTTGAGTCACACCATTTGCCCATTTTTATCCTCGTACTGGATACAAACAAGCACGAGTATTCAGGATAGTTTATGTTATCACAATTAACTGATGTATCTGCAGGTAAACCGCTACTGTCACAGTCTGTGCAACTGCTGTAAAGTTGAAATCCTGGAGTGCTTGAACACTCAGCGTTCATACAGATTCCCTTGTTATTGAAGGTAATGCTCGTTATCAGCATTGTTGAAAGAGGAGCAACAGGGTAGGTTCCACTAAGTGTTGTGGTTCTGATGGTAACGAATCCTCCGGTGTCGGTTATGTTGTCATTAGAGTTTGTATCACCATTCATGTTATAACTCTGGAAATCGTTACTGGCTGACAGAGTCCATGCTATTCCATAAGCCTTGTTTTCAGCCATAGCCTTAACCCTCATCTCAGCAAGGTCAGAATATAAAAGTTTGATGTTGCCTTCAATCGTGTTTTTTGACCTTTGACCGGTAAATGTGGTTACAAACAGGGTTATGAGTATCCCCATTATAGAAACCACAACGA
Proteins encoded in this region:
- a CDS encoding HAMP domain-containing protein, with product MIKRLFFIPSIKIRLIFMMMLLTIIVTASLIFFNLQLEKNLLLQVERQTGELTKAIQIGVEEITGKSDRARLSKYLKNLNKKGIKEISIISTDSKEILASTNQLKVGAPVSHRKKELVIKAELGEHVSDDEKNYNVIVPIVADGQQYGYIHLIINKEDLSSLIKQNTLKRIFMTMLVFSIATLITLVFSRRYTLPIKQIADASRRISAGDLNQHIPVYSNDEIGQLADSFNYMAEKLRESKNLEDKLRDAQHLAGLVQLTRDMAHEIRNPLNFINLSIDYINDKFAPVENNNAKQFTNLVVSIKHEIQRLNKFVNGYLDFSRPLTFTLMPVRINSVLEDVIALIWAKAEAEGILIIRDYDNDIELKVDEDFLKTCIMNMITNAFQAMSNTGRAGTLKIATVHAEEFMLSICDNGSGISDGNMKKVFEPFFSTKQNHPGLGLPMTLRVMEEHGGRVEIESKEGEGTEVRLILPCPCTKLCPES
- a CDS encoding prepilin-type N-terminal cleavage/methylation domain-containing protein, encoding MKLRMAAMKKNAFTLVELIVALFILSAILAATFATFITLSKSFKSETKLTETQIEDVLGLNILRYDLEMAGYGLPWTLPGAPSPAISEAASDGTYTVNPNTFNDAAPNAPRAVIISNNAGDGGSDVLVIKSLVATTGNTSSTNSLTKKYTVRYKVAGVGTTQTWNDTTRDFQNGDKVIVLNTGTSPPVSRTLQQQAGCNWYTTWPGSAACFDPGSATDVNLIYGLSTTTPRMPYNRVDYFLKRPASFSSKCHQSSYTLYRGVINQSDGKRTEQPIMDCVLDFQAALGLNIAGALTWVSASGAVGSATDLTTAANVRSYLREVKVFILLQDGQFDKDFTYASSSVVIGDSNITLRNYDLTALTNYQNYKWKVVTLDAKTVNLN
- a CDS encoding prepilin-type N-terminal cleavage/methylation domain-containing protein, which translates into the protein MVSIINGNMLTKLTPVESLLSARYIWKKTGFPLVGGNDRGEDFFSVIPFSFFVIPAKAGIQYFISGVNYKGIKENSGFTLIEALMSMLILTVVLLGLLQAIIISADATTKNLLRDNAVNVAKQEIEAQRNIASISASGVAAVVTNSNYTVNSAIKNYNITYTLNRTITYMADSARVDLYINWIYKGQTYTYNTSTIIGTY
- a CDS encoding type II secretion system protein, whose amino-acid sequence is MKRQGFSLIEVIVVVSIMGILITLFVTTFTGQRSKNTIEGNIKLLYSDLAEMRVKAMAENKAYGIAWTLSASNDFQSYNMNGDTNSNDNITDTGGFVTIRTTTLSGTYPVAPLSTMLITSITFNNKGICMNAECSSTPGFQLYSSCTDCDSSGLPADTSVNCDNINYPEYSCLFVSSTRIKMGKWCDSNGNGTFDSGECTIK